The Kutzneria kofuensis genome has a window encoding:
- a CDS encoding alpha/beta fold hydrolase, with protein sequence MTVTSLADARMRGLATWMSLDTGFPRQLDTTTVVDDQPQLHRVRLADHDTVVAQRGDSGPAVLLVHALGLDWQMWEPVMDSLAVGRRVFAYDVRGHGMAAGSPSPYTMADTARDLIGVLDAIGVERAHVVGLSFGGGIAQTAAVAAPERFASLALLATTDVPFDAFEGRASSGETDGMAAQVAPSLTRWFTANALAVNGESVQYARERVLGGNSTDWAAAWRAFKGLDVRGRLAGLGLPTLVLAGEHDVSTTPEIMRGIAARIPGSQFRVLPGTPHMQTLEQPGLVAAALAEFLR encoded by the coding sequence ATGACCGTCACATCGCTGGCCGACGCACGGATGCGCGGCCTGGCCACATGGATGTCGCTCGACACCGGCTTTCCCCGCCAGCTCGACACCACCACGGTGGTCGACGACCAGCCCCAGCTGCACCGGGTACGACTCGCCGACCACGACACGGTGGTGGCGCAGCGCGGCGACAGCGGACCGGCGGTGCTGCTCGTGCACGCCCTCGGCCTCGACTGGCAGATGTGGGAGCCGGTGATGGACTCCCTCGCCGTCGGCCGCCGCGTGTTCGCCTACGACGTGCGGGGCCACGGCATGGCCGCCGGTTCGCCGAGCCCGTACACGATGGCCGACACCGCCCGCGACCTGATCGGCGTGCTGGACGCGATCGGCGTGGAACGGGCGCACGTCGTCGGACTGTCGTTCGGCGGCGGCATCGCGCAGACCGCGGCGGTGGCCGCGCCCGAGCGGTTCGCGTCGCTGGCGCTGTTGGCGACCACCGACGTCCCGTTCGACGCCTTCGAGGGGCGGGCGTCGTCCGGGGAGACCGACGGCATGGCGGCGCAGGTCGCCCCGTCGTTGACGCGGTGGTTCACCGCGAACGCCCTCGCCGTGAACGGCGAGAGCGTGCAGTACGCCCGGGAACGCGTGCTCGGCGGCAACTCGACCGACTGGGCCGCCGCCTGGCGCGCGTTCAAGGGCCTTGACGTGCGAGGAAGGTTGGCCGGGCTGGGGCTGCCGACCCTCGTGCTCGCCGGCGAGCACGACGTCTCCACCACACCGGAGATCATGCGTGGTATCGCGGCGAGGATCCCGGGTTCGCAGTTCCGGGTGCTGCCCGGCACGCCGCACATGCAGACGCTGGAACAACCCGGCCTGGTCGCGGCGGCGCTGGCGGAGTTCCTGAGATGA
- a CDS encoding LysR family transcriptional regulator produces MISSRQLEYFQAVARELHFTRAAEALRIAQPALSQQIRKLERQLGLDLFERNNHKVALTPAGAALLAHTERILSDLVAVEQEMLGWAGGVRGRIRLGAARGLTARLALVFAAFSSTYPAVEIELQEQNTNEMLAGLHAGRLDVVTLAAPPPAGDRSLVSHPLGAEPLVLVTGLNTALATRHRMKVAELDGVDLVKYPPGSAVGEIIDGALAAAGAVPRVRFETRDYSTARALVNVDLAAAIMPRSVARAPGPAVQVVRLTPEPVWTPALAWSANRRPAPALATLIDFMVGHPDLAVDGDISDD; encoded by the coding sequence ATGATCAGTTCGCGTCAGCTGGAGTACTTCCAGGCGGTGGCCCGGGAGCTGCACTTCACCCGGGCGGCCGAGGCGCTGCGGATCGCGCAGCCGGCGCTGTCGCAGCAGATCCGCAAGCTGGAACGGCAGCTCGGCCTCGACCTGTTCGAGCGCAACAACCACAAGGTGGCGCTGACGCCGGCGGGAGCGGCCCTGCTGGCCCACACCGAGCGCATCCTGTCCGATCTGGTGGCGGTCGAGCAGGAGATGCTCGGGTGGGCCGGCGGCGTGCGGGGCCGGATCAGGCTCGGGGCGGCGCGGGGGCTGACGGCCCGGTTGGCGCTGGTGTTCGCGGCGTTCTCCAGCACCTACCCGGCGGTGGAGATCGAGCTGCAGGAGCAGAACACCAACGAGATGCTGGCCGGGCTGCACGCCGGCCGGCTGGACGTGGTGACGCTGGCGGCCCCGCCGCCGGCGGGCGACCGGAGCCTGGTGTCGCATCCGCTCGGCGCGGAGCCGTTGGTGCTGGTGACGGGCCTGAACACGGCGCTGGCCACGCGGCACCGGATGAAGGTCGCCGAGCTCGACGGCGTCGACCTGGTCAAGTACCCGCCGGGGTCGGCGGTCGGGGAGATCATCGACGGCGCGCTGGCCGCGGCGGGGGCGGTGCCGCGGGTGCGGTTCGAGACCCGCGACTACAGCACGGCGCGGGCGCTGGTGAACGTCGACCTGGCGGCGGCGATCATGCCGAGGTCGGTGGCCCGGGCGCCGGGGCCGGCGGTGCAGGTGGTCCGGCTGACCCCGGAGCCCGTGTGGACGCCGGCGCTGGCCTGGTCGGCCAACCGGCGACCGGCCCCCGCGCTGGCGACGTTGATCGACTTCATGGTCGGGCACCCGGACCTCGCCGTCGATGGTGATATCTCCGACGACTGA